The following coding sequences lie in one Candidatus Equadaptatus faecalis genomic window:
- a CDS encoding GGGtGRT protein, whose translation MVTFEGYERRIKQIDPFLKADGINSLEEARELCLSKGVDVEAIVRGVQRIAFENAVWAYTIGAAHAVKAEVKTATDAAKKIGEGLQAFCVPGSVADRRKVGLGHGNLAAMLLTEETKCFCFLAGHESFAAAEGAIGIARSADKVRREPLRVILNGLGKDAAYIISRINGFTYVETKYDYFTGELAVTKEIKFSDGERSKIRCYGADDVSEGVAIMAHEGVDVSITGNSTNPTRFQHPVAGTYKKWAIENGKKYFSVASGGGTGRTLHPDNMAAGPASYGMTDTMGRMHSDAQFAGSSSVPAHVEMMGLIGMGNNPMVGASVAVAVAVAEALK comes from the coding sequence ATGGTTACTTTTGAAGGTTACGAACGCAGAATAAAACAGATAGATCCTTTCCTTAAGGCGGACGGCATCAACAGCCTTGAGGAGGCGCGCGAACTGTGCCTTTCCAAGGGCGTGGACGTTGAGGCCATCGTTCGCGGCGTGCAGAGAATCGCTTTTGAAAACGCGGTGTGGGCTTACACTATAGGCGCAGCACACGCTGTCAAAGCAGAGGTTAAAACGGCAACCGATGCCGCAAAGAAAATTGGCGAAGGTTTACAGGCCTTCTGTGTGCCCGGTTCTGTCGCCGACAGACGCAAGGTCGGTCTCGGCCACGGCAATCTTGCGGCAATGCTTCTTACCGAAGAGACAAAATGTTTCTGCTTCCTCGCCGGACATGAGTCTTTTGCAGCCGCAGAGGGAGCAATAGGGATTGCACGTTCGGCCGACAAGGTGCGCAGGGAGCCGCTGCGCGTTATTCTTAACGGTCTCGGCAAGGATGCTGCTTACATCATCTCAAGAATAAACGGCTTTACCTACGTTGAGACAAAGTATGATTATTTCACGGGTGAGCTTGCTGTTACAAAGGAAATTAAGTTCTCTGACGGCGAACGTTCAAAAATCCGCTGCTACGGAGCTGACGACGTCAGCGAGGGTGTCGCGATTATGGCTCATGAGGGTGTTGACGTGTCTATAACGGGAAATTCAACAAACCCGACGCGTTTCCAGCATCCTGTCGCGGGAACGTACAAGAAATGGGCGATAGAGAACGGCAAAAAGTATTTCTCGGTCGCATCAGGCGGAGGCACAGGCAGAACCCTGCATCCTGACAATATGGCAGCAGGTCCCGCAAGCTACGGCATGACGGACACGATGGGAAGAATGCACAGCGACGCGCAGTTTGCAGGTTCTTCTTCTGTTCCCGCTCACGTTGAGATGATGGGACTTATAGGAATGGGCAACAATCCCATGGTCGGCGCATCAGTGGCTGTTGCTGTTGCTGTTGCCGAGGCTCTTAAATAA